The Catenulispora sp. MAP5-51 genome has a segment encoding these proteins:
- a CDS encoding IPT/TIG domain-containing protein, which produces MPISPNQGSTGGGTTVTITGVNLAGATAVHFGTKLATITANTPTSVTVTSPSGAGTVGVTVTTAGGTSNPLSFFYVGAPFKAALGTSSGPTAGGNTVAISGTGLATATSVAFGANSATPTVVSDSLIDVVVPAGTAAGSVGVTVTTAGGSNNGFSYTYVDAPTVTTITPSSGPTSGGTAVTVTGTGLTTTQSVTVGGTIAPFTVINDTELSIVTPPGTAGAADVVVTTTGGSATAVGGFTYTAAPGI; this is translated from the coding sequence ATGCCCATCTCTCCTAACCAGGGATCCACCGGTGGCGGGACCACCGTCACCATCACCGGAGTCAACCTCGCCGGTGCGACCGCAGTGCACTTCGGCACCAAGCTGGCCACCATCACCGCGAACACCCCCACCTCGGTCACGGTCACCTCGCCGTCCGGCGCCGGGACCGTGGGAGTGACCGTGACCACAGCGGGCGGCACCAGCAACCCGCTGTCGTTCTTCTACGTGGGAGCCCCGTTCAAGGCCGCCCTGGGCACCAGCTCCGGGCCGACGGCGGGCGGAAACACGGTCGCCATCAGCGGCACTGGGCTCGCGACCGCCACCTCCGTCGCGTTCGGCGCCAACAGCGCGACGCCGACCGTGGTGTCCGACAGCCTGATCGACGTCGTCGTCCCCGCGGGTACCGCGGCGGGGTCGGTCGGCGTCACCGTCACCACCGCCGGCGGCAGCAACAACGGGTTCTCCTACACCTACGTGGACGCCCCCACGGTCACCACTATCACCCCCTCCTCCGGCCCGACCTCCGGAGGCACCGCGGTGACGGTCACCGGAACCGGCCTCACCACCACACAGTCGGTCACCGTCGGCGGCACCATCGCGCCGTTCACGGTCATCAACGACACGGAACTGTCGATCGTCACCCCGCCCGGTACTGCCGGGGCCGCCGACGTGGTCGTCACCACCACCGGTGGCAGCGCCACCGCCGTGGGCGGCTTCACCTACACCGCCGCACCTGGAATCTGA